One Candidatus Tectomicrobia bacterium genomic window carries:
- a CDS encoding class I SAM-dependent methyltransferase — MIRTRSKEFDAEAISHHYDLSNEFYKTFLCENMVYTCAYYRTPDGDLAQAQRDKMDLVCRKLRLSPGEDYLDIGCGWGSLAIWAAKHYSVNASAFTLSRAQAEYGQEWARREGIEDRCRIYHMDYRDFPVERTFSKISAIGIIEHVGIPNYSMFFSSVRSRLRDGGLFLNHGITCNKFWKPTSQTDFLLKYVFPNGELDNITHMMDVMEREAWEILDVENLRLHYARTCRHWLERLEANERRIVGMVGEKKYRIYRVWLACSSSAFYAGSLGLYQVLLQKHQISRRFDPPSTRGDIYRFSEDSF, encoded by the coding sequence ATGATCCGGACGCGAAGCAAGGAATTCGACGCCGAGGCGATCTCCCACCATTACGACCTCTCCAATGAGTTCTACAAGACGTTCCTGTGCGAGAACATGGTGTACACGTGCGCGTACTACCGGACGCCGGACGGCGACCTCGCCCAGGCGCAGCGGGACAAGATGGACCTCGTCTGCCGGAAGCTCCGCCTCTCGCCCGGGGAGGACTACCTGGACATCGGCTGCGGGTGGGGGAGCCTCGCCATCTGGGCCGCCAAGCATTACAGCGTGAATGCCTCGGCCTTCACCCTCTCGCGGGCGCAGGCCGAGTACGGCCAGGAGTGGGCCCGCCGGGAGGGGATCGAAGACCGCTGCCGCATCTACCACATGGACTACCGCGACTTCCCGGTCGAGCGTACTTTCTCCAAGATATCCGCCATCGGCATCATCGAGCACGTCGGCATTCCGAATTACTCGATGTTCTTCTCCTCCGTCCGGTCGCGTCTGCGCGACGGCGGCCTGTTCCTCAACCACGGGATCACCTGCAATAAGTTCTGGAAGCCCACCAGCCAGACGGACTTCCTGCTCAAGTACGTCTTCCCGAACGGAGAGCTGGACAACATCACCCACATGATGGACGTGATGGAGCGGGAGGCGTGGGAGATACTGGACGTGGAGAACCTCCGTCTTCACTACGCCCGGACCTGCCGCCACTGGCTCGAGCGCCTGGAGGCGAACGAGCGGCGCATCGTTGGAATGGTAGGGGAGAAGAAGTACCGCATCTACCGCGTCTGGCTCGCCTGTTCTTCGAGCGCCTTCTACGCGGGCTCCCTCGGCCTCTACCAGGTGCTGCTCCAGAAGCACCAGATCAGCCGCCGCTTCGACCCGCCCTCGACGCGGGGGGATATCTACCGCTTTTCGGAGGATTCATTTTAG